In Saccharothrix violaceirubra, the following are encoded in one genomic region:
- a CDS encoding terpene synthase family protein, with product MQPFQLPEFYMPYPARLNPNLDRARAHTKAWAHEMDFIDVPQHGTVIWTDEDLDSHDYALLCAYTHPDASADDLDLVTDWYVWVFYFDDHFVELFKRNPDVKGAKAYLARLPLFMPVDGVITEEPTNPVEKGLADLWRRTVPVHSPDWRRRFALNTEHLLDESMWELLNISEGRLSNPVEYIEMRRKVGGAPWSANLVEHVTGMEVPASVAGTRPLGVLRDTFADAVHLRNDLFSYEREVLDEGELSNGVLVLEKFLDIPTQQAAEVVNDLLTSRLHQFEHTAVTEVPAVLDEHAVDPAGRLAVLAYVKGLQDWQSGGHEWHARSSRYMNKGLATGPTPVLAGPNGLGTSGVRALLATAPQRLRSFAHPLFQPVPPMDRPRLGMPYPLNVSPHWQHALEFSVAWSREMGLLDDTPQVWTEAKLRDYDFALCSAGIDPDATPEELEISALWLTIGTYGDDYYPRVFGRTPDMAAAKALTARLKEMMPVQGAAPEPVLPIERGFADVWRRATADMAEANRAQLHDAVAVMLDSWLWELKNQHENRVPDPVDYVEMRRATFGSDLTMSLARLGHGHLVPPEIYRTRAMRNIENSAIDYATMLNDLYSYRKEIQYEGEVHNMVLVVRNFLDVDLARAYAVTTDLANARLRQYAHSVEHELPALFEEFELGAEARAALTKHADELADWMAGILHWHENVHRYHPEDLERHFGSEVPASVLRGPTGIGTSSARLAGVVG from the coding sequence ATGCAGCCGTTCCAGTTGCCGGAGTTCTACATGCCCTACCCGGCGCGGCTGAACCCGAACCTCGACCGCGCCAGGGCGCACACCAAGGCGTGGGCGCACGAGATGGACTTCATCGACGTGCCCCAGCACGGCACCGTCATCTGGACCGACGAGGACCTCGACTCGCACGACTACGCGCTGTTGTGCGCGTACACCCACCCGGACGCCTCGGCGGACGACCTCGACCTCGTGACCGACTGGTACGTCTGGGTCTTCTACTTCGACGACCACTTCGTCGAGCTGTTCAAGCGCAACCCGGACGTCAAGGGCGCCAAGGCCTACCTCGCCCGACTGCCGCTGTTCATGCCCGTCGACGGCGTGATCACCGAGGAGCCGACCAACCCGGTCGAGAAGGGCCTGGCCGACCTGTGGCGCCGCACGGTGCCGGTGCACTCGCCGGACTGGCGGCGGCGGTTCGCGCTCAACACCGAGCACCTGCTCGACGAGTCGATGTGGGAACTGCTCAACATCTCCGAGGGCCGCCTGTCCAACCCGGTCGAGTACATCGAGATGCGCCGCAAGGTCGGCGGCGCCCCCTGGTCGGCCAACCTGGTCGAGCACGTCACCGGCATGGAGGTGCCCGCGAGCGTGGCCGGCACCCGGCCGCTGGGCGTGCTGCGGGACACGTTCGCCGACGCCGTGCACCTGCGCAACGACCTGTTCTCCTACGAGCGCGAGGTGCTCGACGAGGGCGAGCTGAGCAACGGCGTGCTGGTCCTGGAGAAGTTCCTGGACATCCCGACCCAGCAGGCCGCGGAGGTCGTCAACGACCTGCTCACCTCGCGCCTGCACCAGTTCGAGCACACCGCCGTGACCGAGGTGCCCGCCGTGCTCGACGAGCACGCCGTCGACCCGGCCGGGCGCCTGGCCGTGCTGGCGTACGTGAAGGGCCTCCAGGACTGGCAGTCCGGCGGCCACGAGTGGCACGCGCGGTCCAGCCGCTACATGAACAAGGGGCTGGCGACCGGCCCGACGCCCGTGCTCGCCGGACCGAACGGCCTGGGCACGTCGGGTGTCCGCGCGCTGCTCGCCACCGCGCCGCAGCGCCTGCGTTCGTTCGCGCACCCGTTGTTCCAGCCGGTGCCGCCGATGGACCGACCCCGCCTGGGGATGCCCTACCCGCTGAACGTGAGCCCGCACTGGCAGCACGCGCTGGAGTTCAGCGTGGCGTGGTCGCGGGAGATGGGCCTGCTCGACGACACCCCGCAGGTGTGGACCGAGGCCAAGCTGCGCGACTACGACTTCGCCCTCTGCTCGGCCGGCATCGACCCGGACGCCACGCCGGAGGAGCTGGAGATCTCCGCGCTGTGGCTGACGATCGGCACCTACGGCGACGACTACTACCCGCGCGTCTTCGGCCGCACGCCGGACATGGCCGCGGCCAAGGCGTTGACCGCGCGGCTCAAGGAGATGATGCCGGTCCAGGGCGCCGCCCCCGAGCCGGTCCTGCCGATCGAACGCGGCTTCGCCGACGTGTGGCGGCGGGCGACCGCCGACATGGCCGAGGCCAACCGGGCGCAGCTGCACGACGCCGTGGCCGTGATGTTGGACAGCTGGCTGTGGGAGCTGAAGAACCAGCACGAGAACCGGGTGCCCGACCCCGTGGACTACGTGGAGATGCGCCGGGCCACGTTCGGCTCCGACCTGACGATGAGCCTGGCGCGGCTGGGCCACGGCCACCTCGTGCCGCCGGAGATCTACCGGACGCGGGCCATGCGCAACATCGAGAACTCGGCCATCGACTACGCCACGATGCTCAACGACCTCTACTCGTACCGCAAGGAGATCCAGTACGAGGGCGAGGTCCACAACATGGTGCTGGTCGTGCGGAACTTCCTCGACGTCGACCTGGCGCGCGCGTACGCCGTGACCACGGACCTGGCCAACGCCCGGCTGCGCCAGTACGCGCACTCGGTCGAGCACGAACTGCCGGCCCTGTTCGAGGAGTTCGAGTTGGGCGCGGAGGCGCGGGCGGCGTTGACCAAGCACGCCGACGAGTTGGCGGACTGGATGGCGGGCATCCTCCACTGGCACGAGAACGTCCACCGGTACCACCCGGAGGACCTGGAGCGGCACTTCGGGTCGGAGGTGCCCGCGTCGGTGTTGCGCGGTCCGACCGGGATCGGCACCTCCTCGGCCCGCCTGGCGGGTGTGGTGGGCTGA
- a CDS encoding ABC transporter ATP-binding protein has protein sequence MTDTLLAGRDLVLAHHGTAVVHGVSLDLRAGTVTALVGPNGSGKSTLLRSLARLHRPADGAVHVDGAHAESLSGKEFARAVTLLTQQRPTPAGVSVRDVVGYGRHPYRAGWRGVDVDGVRAVERAMALCGVTAMAGRGVDELSGGELQRVWLASCLAQHTSVLLLDEPTNHLDLRYQVEVLDVVRDLADEGVAIGVVLHDLDHAALVADHVVLLREGRALATGTPAEVLTEAHLTDAYGVTVRVTHDPETGAPHCRPVGRHAPRS, from the coding sequence ATGACCGACACCCTGCTCGCCGGCCGGGACCTGGTCCTCGCACACCACGGGACGGCCGTCGTCCACGGTGTGTCGCTCGACCTGCGCGCGGGCACGGTCACCGCGCTGGTCGGCCCCAACGGCTCGGGCAAGTCGACGCTGCTGCGGTCGCTGGCCCGCCTGCACCGGCCCGCCGACGGCGCGGTGCACGTCGACGGCGCGCACGCGGAGTCGTTGTCCGGCAAGGAGTTCGCCCGCGCCGTCACCCTGCTCACCCAGCAGCGGCCGACGCCGGCGGGCGTGTCCGTGCGCGACGTCGTCGGCTACGGCCGCCACCCCTACCGCGCCGGGTGGCGGGGCGTGGACGTCGACGGCGTCCGGGCGGTCGAGCGGGCCATGGCGCTGTGCGGTGTCACGGCCATGGCCGGGCGGGGCGTCGACGAGCTGTCCGGCGGGGAGCTGCAACGCGTGTGGCTCGCGTCGTGCCTGGCCCAGCACACCTCCGTGCTGCTGCTCGACGAACCGACCAACCACCTCGACCTGCGCTACCAGGTCGAGGTGCTCGACGTGGTCCGCGACCTGGCCGACGAGGGCGTGGCGATCGGCGTGGTGCTGCACGACCTCGACCACGCGGCCCTGGTCGCCGACCACGTCGTGCTGCTCAGGGAAGGCCGGGCGCTCGCCACCGGCACACCGGCCGAGGTGCTCACCGAGGCCCACCTGACCGACGCGTACGGCGTGACCGTGCGCGTGACGCACGACCCGGAGACCGGCGCTCCGCACTGCCGCCCGGTCGGCCGGCACGCACCACGTTCCTGA
- a CDS encoding ABC transporter substrate-binding protein, giving the protein MRIAAIVAGAALLLTACGTTEDTTTPTGAAGDAPVTVTDSRGKEVRLDAPAKRVVALEWAEAEMVVSLGVTPVGVADTKGYRTWDTAAPLGDEVEDVGKRNEPSVDSIVALDPDVVVMAAGREATLAPRLEKYVPVVVTKASDASRNLDRLREDFTLVAKTLGKTAEADRILSEMDGKLDGATTALKAKAGTPFLMADGWLKGSTVDIRPFGKGSLVSDIAERLGLRNAWTGQVDARWGLGQTDVEGLTAVTDPATVLFYSASEDDVFTTGLAQNPVWQRLPFVSSGKVYKFKPGTWTFGGPRSAVAVADQIVAALAK; this is encoded by the coding sequence ATGCGCATCGCCGCCATCGTCGCGGGCGCGGCACTACTGCTGACCGCCTGCGGCACGACGGAGGACACCACGACGCCCACCGGCGCGGCCGGGGACGCGCCGGTCACCGTGACCGACAGCCGCGGCAAGGAGGTCCGGCTCGACGCGCCCGCCAAGCGGGTCGTCGCGCTCGAATGGGCCGAGGCCGAGATGGTCGTGTCGCTGGGCGTCACGCCGGTCGGCGTCGCGGACACCAAGGGCTACCGCACGTGGGACACGGCCGCACCGCTGGGCGACGAGGTCGAGGACGTCGGCAAGCGCAACGAGCCCAGCGTCGACTCGATCGTGGCGCTGGACCCGGACGTGGTCGTGATGGCCGCCGGACGCGAGGCCACGCTGGCACCGCGGCTGGAGAAGTACGTGCCCGTCGTGGTGACCAAGGCCAGTGACGCGAGCCGCAACCTCGACCGGCTGCGCGAGGACTTCACGCTCGTCGCGAAAACCCTGGGCAAGACCGCCGAGGCCGACCGGATACTGTCCGAAATGGACGGCAAGCTCGACGGCGCCACCACGGCCTTGAAAGCCAAGGCGGGCACGCCGTTCCTCATGGCCGACGGCTGGCTCAAGGGCAGCACCGTCGACATCCGACCGTTCGGCAAGGGCTCGCTCGTGTCCGACATCGCCGAACGTCTCGGGCTGCGCAACGCGTGGACCGGCCAGGTGGACGCGCGGTGGGGCCTGGGCCAGACCGACGTCGAAGGCCTGACGGCGGTGACCGACCCGGCCACCGTCCTGTTCTACAGCGCGTCCGAGGACGACGTGTTCACCACGGGCCTGGCGCAGAACCCGGTGTGGCAGCGGCTGCCCTTCGTGAGCAGTGGCAAGGTGTACAAGTTCAAGCCCGGAACGTGGACGTTCGGCGGGCCGAGGTCCGCGGTGGCCGTGGCCGACCAGATCGTGGCGGCGCTGGCGAAGTGA
- a CDS encoding iron ABC transporter permease codes for MSARTAAVATAGTAAVVVLAAVHLTQGTADTDVLSALFGDARSAAVLAGSRVPRLLTAVLLGVALGVAGAGMRSVARNPLAAPDTLAVNAGAHLSVVTVSVLGLALPTLVDGLAAFAGGLAAAVVVLGLAGGGAAGPRLVLVGSAVALALQSLTILLLLLFEEETSGLFAWGSGSLTVADLDATARMTPVVVLSLVALLLMARSLDVLALGDDQAAVLGLRVRRTRMGAVLLTVAATAAAVTVAGPVGFVGLCAPVITGLLVPRARHLAFLPLSGLVGAVVVLGADVGLRATLGSARALAVPTGVVTTVLGAVVLVWLARRGRSGGTPARAPVGRVAVAGSRRRLVLVGVALGVLLVVVPVVGMLLGDRSVLLGDLANWVRGRTGTALTFVLDQRLPRVLAAVAAGAGLAVSGCGIQSVSRNPLAEPGLLGITAGAGLGAIALITWVPMASAWAVAGVAGAGAVLAFALVYGLAWRSGLESDRLVVIGIAVWSGGSGLITLLIVTSDPWNSAKALTWLSGSTYGRTFEQVLPTLAALVLLLPVLWLRHRELDLHCLDDDTPRVLGVRVERSRLVVLAASGALAATAVSAIGVVGFVGLVAPHLARSLVGGRHARVLPVAAALGAVLVGAADTLGRTVIAPAQIPAGLVIALLGTPYFVVVLWRTR; via the coding sequence GTGAGCGCACGCACCGCCGCCGTCGCCACGGCCGGCACGGCGGCGGTCGTCGTGCTCGCCGCCGTGCACCTGACCCAGGGCACGGCGGACACGGACGTGCTGTCCGCGCTGTTCGGCGACGCGCGCTCCGCCGCCGTGCTCGCCGGGTCACGGGTGCCACGCCTGCTCACCGCCGTGCTGTTGGGCGTGGCGCTCGGCGTGGCCGGTGCGGGCATGCGATCGGTGGCGCGCAACCCGTTGGCCGCGCCGGACACGCTCGCCGTCAACGCGGGCGCGCACCTGTCCGTCGTGACCGTCTCGGTGCTGGGCCTGGCGCTGCCCACCCTGGTCGACGGGTTGGCGGCGTTCGCGGGCGGGCTCGCGGCGGCGGTCGTCGTGCTGGGCCTGGCGGGCGGCGGGGCGGCGGGTCCGCGCCTGGTGCTGGTGGGTTCCGCGGTGGCGCTGGCGCTCCAGTCGCTGACGATCCTGCTGCTGTTGCTGTTCGAGGAGGAGACGAGCGGGCTGTTCGCGTGGGGCAGCGGGTCGTTGACCGTGGCCGACCTCGACGCCACCGCCCGGATGACGCCGGTCGTGGTGCTGAGCCTGGTGGCGCTGCTGCTGATGGCGCGGTCGCTGGACGTGCTGGCGCTGGGCGACGACCAGGCGGCCGTGCTGGGGCTGCGGGTGCGGCGGACGCGGATGGGCGCGGTGCTGCTGACCGTGGCGGCCACGGCCGCCGCCGTGACCGTGGCCGGGCCGGTCGGGTTCGTCGGCCTGTGCGCGCCGGTGATCACCGGGTTGCTGGTGCCACGCGCGCGACACCTGGCGTTCCTGCCGCTGTCCGGCCTGGTCGGTGCGGTGGTCGTGCTGGGCGCGGACGTCGGGCTGCGCGCGACCCTGGGATCGGCCAGGGCGCTGGCCGTGCCGACCGGCGTGGTGACGACCGTGCTCGGCGCGGTGGTGCTGGTGTGGTTGGCCCGCCGCGGGCGCTCCGGCGGTACGCCCGCACGGGCCCCCGTCGGCCGGGTGGCGGTGGCCGGGTCACGCCGCCGACTCGTGCTCGTCGGGGTGGCGTTGGGCGTGCTGCTGGTGGTCGTGCCGGTGGTCGGGATGCTGCTGGGCGACCGGTCGGTACTGCTCGGCGACCTGGCGAACTGGGTGCGCGGGCGGACGGGGACCGCGTTGACGTTCGTGCTCGACCAGCGACTGCCCCGCGTGCTGGCGGCCGTGGCGGCGGGCGCGGGACTGGCCGTGTCGGGCTGCGGAATCCAGTCGGTGAGCCGCAACCCGCTGGCCGAACCGGGACTGCTGGGCATCACGGCCGGTGCCGGACTGGGTGCGATCGCGTTGATCACGTGGGTGCCGATGGCGTCCGCGTGGGCCGTGGCCGGTGTCGCGGGGGCGGGCGCGGTCCTGGCGTTCGCGCTGGTCTACGGCCTGGCTTGGCGGTCGGGCCTGGAGTCGGACCGGCTGGTGGTCATCGGCATCGCGGTGTGGTCGGGCGGGTCGGGCCTGATCACGCTGCTGATCGTGACGTCGGACCCGTGGAACTCGGCCAAGGCGCTGACGTGGCTGTCCGGTTCGACCTATGGGCGCACCTTCGAGCAGGTGCTGCCGACGCTCGCGGCGTTGGTGCTCCTCCTGCCCGTGCTGTGGCTGCGGCACCGTGAACTCGACCTGCACTGCCTGGACGACGACACGCCGCGCGTGCTGGGCGTGCGGGTGGAGCGTTCACGGCTCGTGGTGCTGGCCGCGTCGGGCGCGCTGGCGGCGACGGCCGTGTCCGCGATCGGGGTGGTCGGCTTCGTCGGCCTGGTGGCGCCGCACCTGGCCCGTTCCCTGGTGGGCGGCCGGCACGCCCGCGTGCTGCCGGTCGCGGCGGCGCTGGGCGCGGTGCTGGTCGGCGCGGCCGACACGTTGGGCCGCACGGTGATCGCACCGGCCCAGATCCCGGCCGGTCTGGTGATCGCACTGCTGGGCACGCCGTACTTCGTCGTGGTGCTGTGGCGCACCCGATAG
- a CDS encoding glycerate kinase, whose amino-acid sequence MHVLIAPDSYKGSIPAHDAATALARGWSRTRPRDTVARLPVADGSDGTVDVLARAVPGAIRVPVPDVTGPDGRPLDAEWLHLPDGTAVVELARVGGLPLTAEPDPLGAHTIGLGELMAAALAESPSRLVVAVGDAAATDGGTGALRALGARFLDAFGTELPPGAAHLTRLHRVELDDLPEFPRIDVLVDVDHTLKEAPTTGNHATPHEAKLLSTALTRLAEALPHPQIPGTGAAGGTAYGLAAALDARLTPGADFVGTLLDLPAHLAQADLVITGEGAYDATSQRGKAVGHILTLARTTPKALVAGRLDIPPPPVPTVTLVSLATRRAAAFTHPVPHLHTAAAILARTLHP is encoded by the coding sequence ATGCACGTCCTGATCGCACCCGACTCGTACAAAGGCAGCATCCCGGCCCACGACGCGGCAACGGCACTGGCCCGAGGCTGGTCCCGCACCCGGCCCCGGGACACCGTGGCGCGGCTCCCGGTCGCGGACGGCAGCGACGGCACGGTGGACGTCCTGGCCAGGGCGGTACCGGGGGCGATCCGCGTACCCGTGCCCGACGTGACCGGCCCGGACGGCAGACCCCTGGACGCCGAGTGGCTGCACCTCCCGGACGGCACGGCCGTGGTGGAGTTGGCCAGGGTGGGCGGCCTACCCCTGACCGCCGAACCGGACCCGTTGGGCGCGCACACGATCGGCCTGGGCGAACTGATGGCGGCGGCGTTGGCGGAGTCACCCAGCCGTCTGGTCGTGGCCGTAGGCGACGCAGCGGCAACAGACGGCGGCACCGGCGCCTTACGCGCACTGGGAGCACGTTTTCTCGACGCCTTCGGCACGGAATTGCCACCGGGCGCGGCACACCTGACCCGCCTGCACCGCGTGGAACTGGACGACCTGCCGGAATTCCCCCGGATAGACGTGCTCGTGGACGTGGACCACACGCTGAAGGAAGCCCCCACCACCGGAAACCACGCGACACCCCACGAAGCGAAACTCCTGTCCACCGCCCTGACCCGCCTGGCGGAAGCACTCCCCCACCCCCAGATCCCGGGCACCGGCGCGGCAGGCGGCACGGCATACGGACTGGCAGCCGCTCTGGACGCACGACTCACGCCGGGAGCGGACTTCGTGGGCACCCTGCTGGACCTGCCCGCCCACCTGGCCCAAGCCGACCTGGTGATCACCGGCGAAGGCGCCTACGACGCCACGTCACAACGAGGCAAGGCCGTAGGCCACATCCTCACCCTCGCCCGGACGACCCCGAAGGCCCTGGTGGCAGGCCGCCTGGACATCCCCCCACCCCCGGTACCGACCGTAACCCTCGTCTCGTTGGCGACCAGACGCGCAGCCGCCTTCACCCACCCGGTACCCCACCTGCACACCGCAGCCGCGATCCTCGCCCGCACCCTCCACCCCTGA
- a CDS encoding vWA domain-containing protein, protein MKSTLSIVALLLLLAPAPAKADVPNPAWPSRCPLKLGLLIDQSYSMSSRFVEVREAASNVIDALRDKKSEITIIGFGGVATTIDSAVDVSDDDDRRALKETVKRIDTGDSGEGTNWEAALTDIAPLDLDVAVVITDGQPNTAAGGDTTDPVAAAVVAADRLKADGTRLVGIGIDLPPEGAVNLAAITGPVPGQDYYADDTVTLLRRLYDIVANSCGVPIDALPRPEPATFPWREVLLGAGALLLLLGLVAFGLHRKRRAPVTVTPTRRKTRIETPTIEHGTVAERLRTQAAEEQTRRDQAARDQADAKQAHEQQPTPDQTQRDQVAEQPGHEAVRQEDTGRPQRRSMSIDFLNREPPTKKDNP, encoded by the coding sequence GTGAAGTCCACGCTCAGCATCGTCGCCCTGCTCTTACTCCTGGCACCGGCGCCCGCCAAAGCCGACGTGCCCAATCCCGCGTGGCCCTCCCGCTGCCCCCTCAAACTCGGCCTCCTGATCGACCAGTCGTACTCGATGTCGTCGAGGTTCGTCGAAGTCCGCGAAGCCGCGTCCAACGTCATCGACGCCCTGCGCGACAAGAAGTCCGAGATCACGATCATCGGCTTCGGCGGCGTCGCGACCACGATCGACAGCGCCGTGGACGTCTCGGACGACGACGACCGCCGCGCGCTCAAGGAGACCGTCAAGCGCATCGACACCGGCGACAGCGGCGAGGGCACCAACTGGGAGGCCGCGCTGACCGACATCGCCCCGCTGGACCTCGACGTGGCGGTGGTGATCACCGACGGCCAACCGAACACCGCCGCGGGCGGCGACACCACCGACCCGGTCGCCGCGGCGGTGGTGGCGGCGGACCGCCTCAAGGCCGACGGCACCCGCCTGGTCGGCATCGGCATCGACCTGCCCCCGGAGGGCGCCGTCAACCTGGCCGCGATCACCGGCCCGGTACCGGGCCAGGACTACTACGCCGACGACACGGTCACGCTCCTGCGCCGCCTCTACGACATCGTGGCCAACTCGTGCGGCGTCCCGATCGACGCCCTGCCCCGGCCGGAACCCGCGACGTTCCCCTGGCGCGAGGTGCTGCTCGGCGCGGGCGCCCTGCTGCTCCTGCTCGGCCTGGTCGCGTTCGGCCTGCACCGCAAGCGCCGCGCACCGGTCACGGTCACGCCGACCCGCCGCAAGACCAGGATCGAGACCCCGACGATCGAACACGGCACGGTGGCCGAACGACTCCGCACGCAGGCCGCCGAGGAACAGACACGACGCGACCAGGCAGCACGGGACCAGGCAGACGCGAAACAGGCACACGAACAACAACCGACACCCGACCAGACCCAGCGGGACCAGGTGGCGGAACAGCCCGGACACGAGGCCGTCCGTCAAGAAGACACCGGGCGCCCACAGCGACGCTCGATGTCGATCGACTTCCTGAACCGTGAACCACCGACGAAAAAGGACAACCCATGA
- a CDS encoding Hsp70 family protein produces MTRRPVLGIDLGTTYSCVASLDENQRVSVLPNQENELTTPSVVFFEESGNVTVGKFAKNELRSEPGRVVSLIKRHMGEDGYTVDIDGKRFFPQQVSAIILKQVVEDALGVLGVDPPADGPMADVVITVPAYFGAAERQATRDAGEMAGLEVLNIINEPTAAAIAYGLTSATATERSVLVYDLGGGTFDVTIIKVSKDEIRVVATGGNHQLGGADWDTRVVELICEKFTEQHAGSDPRTDLDASGTIELLAEEAKKALSRRDAYPTTVTANGERAKIELTRAEYESATADLIGNTLDFTRDVLGKAREKGVDHIDDLLLVGGMSHSPAVKEALVREFPDLPTPQLADPDQIVAKGAALFAASSVAEKDGSGSDGSGTSSPRGLPGGTALPKIVNVTSKGYGIAVVRDPKKPDGDLVVAWLIHPNDEIPARPSDVFRTVSDNQTGVDVAVYESTTDVLSEELYDNLELVKGTLKDIPRAPAGQPFDVSFNLEADGILHVKAVASNGRELKLEAKISGLVPEEVKRAPLPAIQR; encoded by the coding sequence ATGACCCGTCGCCCTGTTCTCGGCATCGACCTGGGAACGACCTACTCCTGCGTCGCGTCGCTGGACGAGAACCAGCGGGTGTCGGTCCTGCCCAACCAGGAGAACGAGCTGACCACCCCCTCGGTGGTCTTCTTCGAGGAGTCCGGCAACGTCACGGTCGGCAAGTTCGCCAAGAACGAGCTGAGGAGCGAGCCCGGCCGCGTCGTCTCGCTGATCAAGCGGCACATGGGCGAGGACGGCTACACCGTCGACATCGACGGCAAGCGGTTCTTCCCCCAGCAGGTCTCGGCGATCATCCTCAAGCAGGTCGTCGAGGACGCGTTGGGCGTGCTCGGCGTCGACCCGCCCGCCGACGGCCCCATGGCCGACGTGGTGATCACCGTGCCCGCGTACTTCGGTGCGGCCGAACGCCAGGCCACGCGCGACGCGGGCGAGATGGCCGGCCTCGAAGTCCTCAACATCATCAACGAGCCCACGGCGGCGGCCATCGCCTACGGCCTGACCTCCGCCACCGCCACCGAGCGCAGCGTCCTCGTCTACGACCTGGGCGGCGGCACGTTCGACGTCACGATCATCAAGGTCTCGAAGGACGAGATCCGCGTCGTCGCCACCGGCGGCAACCACCAGCTCGGCGGCGCCGACTGGGACACCCGCGTGGTGGAGCTGATCTGCGAGAAGTTCACCGAGCAGCACGCCGGTTCGGACCCGCGCACGGACCTCGACGCGTCGGGCACGATCGAACTGCTCGCCGAGGAGGCGAAGAAGGCGCTGTCCCGGCGTGACGCCTACCCGACGACGGTCACCGCGAACGGCGAGCGCGCCAAGATCGAGCTGACCCGCGCCGAGTACGAGTCCGCGACCGCCGACCTGATCGGCAACACGCTGGACTTCACGCGCGACGTGCTGGGCAAGGCCCGGGAGAAGGGCGTCGACCACATCGACGACCTGCTGCTGGTCGGCGGCATGTCGCACTCGCCCGCGGTGAAGGAGGCGCTGGTCCGCGAGTTCCCGGACCTGCCCACGCCGCAGCTCGCGGACCCGGACCAGATCGTGGCCAAGGGCGCGGCCCTGTTCGCGGCCAGTTCGGTGGCCGAGAAGGACGGGTCCGGGAGCGACGGGTCCGGCACCTCGTCCCCGCGCGGCCTGCCCGGCGGCACCGCGCTGCCCAAGATCGTCAACGTCACGTCCAAGGGTTACGGCATCGCCGTGGTCCGCGACCCGAAGAAGCCCGACGGCGACCTGGTCGTGGCGTGGCTGATCCACCCCAACGACGAGATCCCGGCCCGGCCCAGCGACGTGTTCCGGACCGTCTCGGACAACCAGACCGGGGTCGACGTCGCGGTGTACGAGTCCACGACGGACGTCCTGAGCGAGGAGCTGTACGACAACCTGGAGCTGGTCAAGGGCACGCTGAAGGACATCCCCCGCGCGCCCGCCGGCCAGCCGTTCGACGTGTCGTTCAACCTGGAGGCGGACGGCATCCTGCACGTCAAGGCGGTCGCGTCCAACGGCCGCGAGCTGAAGCTGGAGGCCAAGATCAGCGGCCTGGTGCCGGAGGAGGTCAAGCGGGCACCGCTGCCGGCGATCCAGCGGTGA
- a CDS encoding TRAFAC clade GTPase domain-containing protein: MATINCPYCWTPHRRGDLHLRCGERCGADRGTTFPERQAKKGRCPHGNLPATRRVCPDCGKDLLREYVDSGGRNIAVIGSSDSGKSTWVGVLVHEFQRGQVHQRFDGMSLDLLGESSRDRYRDHFAVPLFEQGRPVDSTRSALVVTPEPLIFSLRFRQARRFGGTGVAPVVTVFYDTAGEDVARAQRMDELISYLDAAEGVILLLDPLQMPRVRELVGTNHEKTKYTEQLHVVNRLGELLRERRKGSAGKKLKTPLAIALTKVDLLREMFGPESPLRRPSGHDGVYDEADGLDVHEEVRGWLDQWYDPAFDRTIANTFQHYRYFGLSALGAPPVSGTELSRSGVHPYRLEDPMLWLLARFGAIKMKGKR, from the coding sequence ATGGCCACCATCAACTGTCCGTACTGCTGGACGCCGCACCGCCGGGGCGACCTGCACCTGCGGTGCGGCGAGCGCTGCGGCGCGGACCGGGGCACGACGTTCCCGGAACGGCAGGCCAAGAAGGGCCGCTGCCCGCACGGCAACCTGCCCGCCACCCGCCGGGTGTGCCCGGACTGCGGCAAGGACCTGCTGCGTGAGTACGTCGACAGCGGCGGGCGCAACATCGCGGTGATCGGCTCGTCGGACTCGGGCAAGAGCACGTGGGTCGGCGTGCTGGTGCACGAGTTCCAGCGCGGCCAGGTGCACCAGCGGTTCGACGGCATGTCGCTGGACCTGCTCGGCGAGTCCTCGCGCGACCGCTACCGCGACCACTTCGCCGTGCCGCTGTTCGAGCAGGGCCGCCCGGTCGACAGCACCCGGTCGGCACTGGTCGTCACGCCCGAGCCGCTGATCTTCAGCCTGCGCTTCCGACAGGCCCGGCGGTTCGGCGGCACCGGCGTCGCGCCCGTCGTGACCGTCTTCTACGACACCGCGGGCGAGGACGTGGCCCGCGCGCAGCGGATGGACGAGCTGATCAGCTACCTGGACGCGGCCGAGGGTGTGATCCTGCTGCTCGACCCGCTCCAGATGCCGCGCGTGCGCGAACTCGTCGGCACCAACCACGAGAAGACCAAGTACACCGAGCAGCTCCACGTGGTGAACCGGCTCGGCGAACTGCTGCGGGAACGCCGCAAGGGCTCGGCGGGCAAGAAGCTCAAGACCCCGCTGGCGATCGCGTTGACCAAGGTCGACCTGCTGCGCGAGATGTTCGGCCCGGAGTCGCCGCTGCGCCGCCCGTCCGGGCACGACGGCGTGTACGACGAGGCCGACGGGCTCGACGTGCACGAGGAGGTCCGCGGCTGGCTGGACCAGTGGTACGACCCCGCGTTCGACCGCACGATCGCCAACACGTTCCAGCACTACCGGTACTTCGGCCTGAGCGCGCTGGGCGCGCCGCCGGTCAGCGGCACCGAGCTGTCCCGCTCCGGAGTGCACCCCTACCGCCTGGAGGACCCGATGCTGTGGCTGCTCGCCAGGTTCGGGGCGATCAAGATGAAGGGCAAGCGATGA